One window of the Oncorhynchus mykiss isolate Arlee chromosome 5, USDA_OmykA_1.1, whole genome shotgun sequence genome contains the following:
- the ajm1 gene encoding apical junction component 1 homolog — translation MTRTDPPDILVSTVYKDIKVFPVSSHSKSSQPPEQCDSPNRSTLDNNQDNKRHCRTFDYKSLEYPKHHTFSMEHPYRRADRHAANPDMAWNALGRQQGYRFSAPDIFNHRLTPQPLVSDMASEVVVPVQRKRTRSKSAPRVQTNLTPVSFEESPSMGRRGREARRAPRDPNWRPEVSPRRECSYAATRALMHEVHPIKLQPQRSDASRYSPLYVAEHVEEGGPDKPATSPHVRCRVDIKPDVAVLQNAGRKTATPRVDIPWQRYPSGGSRSLTVPRHFTFSRTSTPTDSFGGEYGQAYQYSRSMPNSYIQPMEMPLQRMPSPGDYYGRERRAHSSPNVPTKLFYADDPGRYVATAPPQPRTYYQDDRYSMPSQNLTPKMQYVQDPRTRVVHTVPARSYYTEVESYPYPVQAAYPKAYAASEPGPYIIQTPPARTFYGDDLRTYQIQSVPPRIYYANEMYTPSQEHHIPARAYYTEGRRHARVVQPQPDDWYGSEVSGYSTHHPASYGSQVTPTRAVRQEPALTPWYANPCIEPPRIGTDSKPYSRSWDNILNSRVEREQPIPVQRGRSYENLIAQAKRTAAEDDRPQPVVVNLSSSPRRYAALSLSDNSLIDKSPTSESGKTTSSKLWFVAPEITITDNDIRPGNLNKFEARRASWDVLHSKSAVVPEASQPDTMSCSVDSTKEKTHNSASLQQSLEQLDELLADLVTDYKPPATRRPSEDLLDQLKKLIDEEEAASLSRKGSKAGSEEPPLDKQPTSIRMNPDALRDMDCSSDALRSGDECSPDQSPDEDDSMMCSNNKCRRTETLFNACLYFKSCHSCYTYYCSRNCRREDWDIHKESCLYGRIGSVCRHIIKHCRETVEVHKAFSRIAKVGFLSRGRGVLFLGFPNPGLSGNFLQYGLESLQMSPTYLSLRELDGFKDNLGEYCKELQEAGKDYDPNECFLLNVSIAVGEQMPDGPSPRNQAPTVRKYAKVALASYSPEKSKVLKKERDMETLILTPPPGMADIDNEGEEGRKAREICFINIQRELRIRGVFLRHEYPKVYQQLCEFVESNRRFTPTTIYPIDKRTGKQFMCMIMAASEPRTLDWVGTPHLLDDII, via the coding sequence ATGACACGCACAGACCCGCCTGACATACTGGTATCGACTGTgtataaagatataaaagtgtTCCCTGTTTCTTCGCACTCCAAGTCCTCCCAACCCCCCGAACAATGTGATTCCCCAAACCGAAGCACACTGGACAACAATCAGGATAACAAGAGGCACTGCCGTACCTTTGACTACAAGTCACTGGAGTACCCTAAACACCACACATTCTCAATGGAGCACCCGTACAGGAGGGCTGACAGGCATGCTGCTAATCCAGACATGGCCTGGAATGCCTTGGGCCGCCAGCAGGGATACCGCTTTTCTGCACCGGACATTTTCAACCACAGACTGACCCCTCAGCCATTGGTCTCAGACATGGCTAGTGAGGTGGTTGTTCCGGTGCAAAGGAAAAGGACCAGGTCAAAAAGTGCCCCCAGAGTCCAAACTAACCTTACCCCTGTGTCCTTTGAGGAGTCCCCTTCCATGgggaggaggggtagggaggCCCGGAGGGCACCTAGGGACcctaactggagaccagaggtgTCACCACGTAGGGAGTGCTCCTACGCAGCAACCAGGGCACTAATGCATGAGGTGCATCCCATCAAGCTCCAGCCACAGAGGAGTGATGCTAGCCGATATTCACCCCTCTATGTTGCTGAGCATGTAGAAGAGGGAGGGCCTGACAAGCCAGCCACCAGCCCTCACGTCAGGTGTCGGGTGGACATCAAACCAGATGTGGCTGTCTTGCAAAATGCTGGACGGAAGACTGCTACACCCAGAGTTGACATACCTTGGCAGAGGTACCCTAGTGGAGGAAGCAGGAGCCTGACAGTACCTCGCCATTTCACCTTCTCAAGGACCTCAACTCCCACTGACTCTTTTGGTGGTGAGTATGGGCAGGCATACCAGTATTCCCGCAGCATGCCAAATAGTTACATTCAGCCCATGGAGATGCCTCTGCAAAGAATGCCTTCCCCAGGTGATTATTATGGCAGGGAACGCAGGGCTCATTCCAGCCCCAATGTGCCAACCAAATTATTTTATGCAGACGACCCTGGGAGGTATGTGGCCACAGCCCCTCCCCAACCTAGGACTTACTATCAGGATGATCGCTATAGTATGCCAAGCCAAAACCTCACTCCCAAAATGCAGTATGTACAGGATCCAAGGACCCGCGTGGTGCATACTGTACCAGCCCGATCCTATTACACGGAGGTAGAATCTTACCCATACCCAGTTCAAGCTGCATATCCGAAAGCCTATGCAGCAAGTGAACCAGGGCCATATATCATTCAAACCCCGCCGGCAAGAACATTCTATGGAGATGATCTAAGGACTTATCAAATTCAGTCTGTTCCCCCGCGGATATATTACGCGAATGAGATGTATACACCTTCACAGGAGCATCACATTCCAGCAAGGGCATATTATACAGAGGGACGTCGACATGCGCGAGTCGTCCAGCCTCAACCAGATGACTGGTACGGCTCTGAGGTGTCTGGTTATTCCACCCATCACCCTGCCTCGTATGGCTCTCAGGTCACCCCGACCAGAGCTGTTAGGCAAGAGCCAGCGCTAACACCATGGTATGCTAACCCGTGCATTGAGCCACCACGAATCGGCACCGATTCCAAACCTTACTCGAGGTCTTGGGATAATATCCTCAACTCCCGTGTGGAGAGGGAGCAGCCTATCCCAGTTCAGCGGGGTCGGAGTTATGAGAATCTTATTGCCCAAGCAAAGCGCACTGCGGCCGAAGATGACAGACCACAGCCAGTAGTTGTCAACCTTTCCAGTTCACCGAGACGTTATGCAGCCTTGTCTTTGTCTGATAACTCTCTAATTGACAAAAGCCCAACATCGGAGTCAGGGAAGACCACTTCTAGTAAGCTCTGGTTCGTCGCCCCTGAGATCACCATCACTGATAATGACATTCGACCAGGCAACCTTAACAAATTTGAGGCACGAAGAGCCAGCTGGGATGTGCTGCACTCTAAAAGTGCTGTGGTTCCAGAAGCTTCTCAGCCAGACACTATGTCCTGCTCTGTGGACTCTACCAAAGAAAAGACGCACAACAGCGCCTCTCTACAGCAAAGCCTGGAGCAACTTGATGAGCTTCTAGCTGATCTCGTTACTGACTACAAACCCCCTGCCACTAGGAGGCCAAGTGAGGATTTGCTGGACCAACTCAAGAAGCTGATCGATGAAGAAGAAGCAGCATCTCTGTCCAGAAAAGGTTCAAAGGCAGGGTCAGAGGAACCACCCCTGGACAAGCAACCCACCTCTATTAGAATGAACCCTGACGCCCTTCGAGATATGGACTGCAGCAGTGATGCCCTGAGGAGTGGAGACGAGTGCTCCCCAGACCAGAGCCCAGACGAGGACGACAGCATGATGTGCTCAAACAACAAATGCCGACGGACAGAGACCCTATTCAATGCTTGCCTCTACTTCAAATCCTGCCACAGCTGCTACACTTACTACTGCTCCCGCAACTGCCGCAGGGAGGACTGGGACATTCACAAAGAGAGTTGCCTGTATGGCCGAATCGGCAGCGTGTGCCGCCATATCATCAAGCACTGCCGGGAGACTGTCGAGGTCCACAAAGCCTTCTCGCGCATTGCCAAAGTTGGCTTCCTTTCCCGGGGAAGGGGAGTGCTCTTTCTGGGATTCCCAAACCCAGGGCTGTCCGGTAACTTCCTACAGTACGGCCTGGAGAGCCTCCAGATGTCCCCGACTTACCTGTCTCTACGGGAGCTGGACGGCTTCAAGGACAACCTGGGGGAGTATTGCAAGGAGCTCCAGGAGGCAGGCAAGGACTATGACCCAAACGAATGTTTCCTCTTGAATGTATCCATTGCCGTTGGCGAACAAATGCCTGACGGACCTTCACCAAGGAATCAAGCCCCAACTGTCAGGAAATATGCCAAGGTGGCGCTCGCCTCCTACAGCCCGGAGAAGAGTAAAGTTCTTAAGAAAGAGAGGGATATGGAGACGTTGATCCTCACGCCACCCCCTGGAATGGCTGACATCGacaatgagggagaggagggcaggaagGCCAGGGAGATCTGCTTCATCAACATCCAGCGGGAGTTACGAATTCGAGGAGTTTTTCTACGCCACGAATATCCAAAGGTATACCAGCAGCTCTGCGAGTTTGTGGAAAGTAACAGGAGGTTCACCCCCACAACCATCTACCCCATTGACAAGAGGACTGGTAAGCAGTTCATGTGCATGATCATGGCTGCTTCTGAGCCCAGAACACTGGACTGGGTAGGCACCCCCCATCTCCTCGATGACATTATTTAA